In the Lepus europaeus isolate LE1 chromosome 18, mLepTim1.pri, whole genome shotgun sequence genome, one interval contains:
- the THRA gene encoding thyroid hormone receptor alpha produces the protein MEQKPSKVECGSDPEENSARSPDGKRKRKNGQCSLKTSMSGYIPSYLDKDEQCVVCGDKATGYHYRCITCEGCKGFFRRTIQKNLHPTYSCKYDSCCVIDKITRNQCQLCRFKKCIAVGMAMDLVLDDSKRVAKRKLIEQNRERRRKEEMIRSLQQRPEPTPEEWDLIHVATEAHRSTNAQGSHWKQRRKFLPDDIGQSPIVSMPDGDKVDLEAFSEFTKIITPAITRVVDFAKKLPMFSELPCEDQIILLKGCCMEIMSLRAAVRYDPESDTLTLSGEMAVKREQLKNGGLGVVSDAIFELGKSLSAFNLDDTEVALLQAVLLMSTDRSGLLCVDKIEKSQEAYLLAFEHYVNHRKHNIPHFWPKLLMKVTDLRMIGACHASRFLHMKVECPTELFPPLFLEVFEDQEV, from the exons ATGGAACAGAAGCCAAGCAAGGTGGAGTGTGGGTCAGACCCAGAGGAGAACAG TGCCAGGTCACCAGATGGAAAGCGAAAAAGAAAGAACGGCCAATGTTCCCTGAAAACCAGCATGTCAG ggTATATCCCTAGCTACCTGGACAAAGACGAGCAGTGTGTCGTGTGTGGGGACAAGGCAACCGGCTACCACTACCGCTGTATCACTTGTGAGGGCTGCAAG ggcttcTTTCGCCGCACAATCCAGAAGAATCTCCATCCCACCTATTCCTGCAAATATGACAGCTGCTGCGTCATCGACAAGATCACGCGCAATCAATGCCAGCTGTGCCGCTTCAAGAAGTGCATCGCCGTGGGCATGGCCATGGACT TGGTTCTAGATGACTCGAAGCGGGTGGCCAAGCGCAAGCTGATAGAGCAGAACCGGGAGCGGCGGCGGAAGGAGGAGATGATCCGATCCCTGCAGCAGCGACCAGAGCCCACGCCTGAAGAGTGGGATCTGATCCACGTCGCCACGGAGGCCCATCGCAGCACCAACGCCCAGGGCAGCCACTGGAAGCAGAGGCGGAAATTCCTG CCAGATGACATTGGCCAGTCACCCATCGTCTCAATGCCAGACGGGGACAAGGTGGACCTAGAGGCCTTCAGCGAGTTTACCAAGATCATCACCCCGGCCATCACCCGTGTGGTGGACTTTGCCAAAAAACTGCCCATGTTCTCCGAG CTGCCTTGCGAAGACCAGATCATCCTCCTGAAGGGGTGCTGCATGGAGATCATGTCCCTGCGGGCGGCCGTCCGCTATGACCCCGAGAGCGACACCCTGACACTGAGTGGGGAGATGGCTGTCAAGCGGGAGCAGCTCAAGAACGGTGGCCTGGGTGTCGTCTCCGACGCCATCTTCGAACTGGGCAAGTCACTGTCTGCCTTTAACCTGGACGACACGGAAGTGGCTCTGCTGCAGGCTGTGCTGCTAATGTCAACAG ACCGCTCGGGCCTGCTGTGCGTGGACAAGATCGAGAAGAGTCAGGAGGCGTACCTGCTGGCGTTCGAGCACTACGTGAACCACCGCAAACACAACATTCCGCACTTCTGGCCCAAGCTGCTCATGAAGGTGACTGACCTCCGCATGATCGGGGCCTGCCACGCCAGCCGCTTCCTCCACATGAAAGTCGAGTGCCCCACCGAACTCTTTCCCCCACTCTTCCTCGAGGTCTTTGAGGATCAGGAAGTCTAA